ACCAACTTCCACTTGATAGGTGGTTTGCCCAACTAGCGTGATCGGCAGAAGACAAGCAAGGGCCAGCGCATAGTTCATGACCTGCTGCATTAACGATAGTTCAACATGCGTGCATCGATATAACGCAGAACTTTTTCCATCAGATGTACCCGGTCCTTCCCACGTACGTTGTGCTCATGCCCCGGATAATCGAAAAAATCCACTTGCGTTCCACTGTCCACGCAAGCTTTTAAGAAACTGAAACTGTGCTCCGGTAGAACTACAGGGTCAACGCCTCCGGTGATCAACAGGAGGTCTTCTTGTAATTTATCCGCAAGCAGTGGTAGTGTTGTTGCCTCATAGCCTTTTGGATTTTCTTTGGGTGTATCCATGTACCGTTCTCCGTACATCACTTCATAAAGGCTCCAATCCATAACAGGGCCACCAGCCACACCCACCTTGAAAACTCCGGGATAACGTGTAAGCATTGCGGTGGTCATATGGCCTCCAAAGCTCCAGCCATGCACTGCGATACGCGTGCTATCCACATAGGGCAATGCTTTCAACCAATCCACACCGCGCATCTGGTCGTTTACCTCGGTGATACCCAATTGCCGGTGTATGATCTGTTCGAAATCACGTCCGCGTTCGCTGCTACCGTGACCATCCACGGTCCAGACCAGATAGCCGCGTTCAGCCGCTTCGATCATCCATAGCGAGGCACCTCCCAAGAATGAATTGCGGACCAGTTGTACATGCGTGCCGCCGTACACGTAGATCAATACCGGGTAGCGGGTGTTCTCATCGAAATAACTTGGTTTGATCAGACGAGCGTTCAGCATGTCGCCATTCTCCCCGGGGATGGTTAGTAGTTCCATTGTACCCTTGGTCACTTCCGCGAGCGGGTCTTTTGAATTGATCAACGTTTTCATGATGCTGCCGTTCTTGGCGTCGATCAGTTCAGTCCGACCAGGTACCATCATGCTGCTCCAGGTGTCGATCAACGTGGCACCATCACTGCTCAGCTGGCCGCTGTGCTTACCAGCCTCTTTTGTTAGACGCGTGGTTTTTCCACTGCGCAATTCAACACGGTACAAATGGGTATCCATAGCACCAGTGGGTCTGCCTGCTTCGATCTCGCCGGAACCGTCCACTATGACGAATGTCTCCAGTGGATCCATGCCAACTATGTTCTGCACGACCCAATTCCCTTTCGTCAATTGACGGACCATTCCTTTGTTGAGGTCATAGAGATAAAGGTGCGGCCACCCATCGCGCTGGCTCCACCAGATGTACTGAGTGGGTTTGGTCTTGAGGAATTTCGCAGGTTGCTGAGGTTCCAAATATTTATCGTCATGTTCCGTGAGGAGCGTACCAACGGGCTTGCCGGTCTCGACACTATAGCGAACCACTTTCAAATTCTCCGTTGCGCGATCCAAATGAACAACTTGTAAATGTGCACCGTCGTGTTCCCATGCAATGTTGGTGAGATACTGGTCTGCGGGAGCGCCGGTGTTCAAGATGATCTTCTTGCCGGAACGCAGGTCGTACACACCGATCGTAACGTGATGGCTTGTTTGGCCGGCCATGGGGTAGCGGATCACGTTGAAGGTGCTTGGTTTCGTGCTGATATCCTCTAACATATATTCGGTGACCATGCTTTCATCCATCCGATAAAAGGCAAGCACATTTCCCTTCGGACCCCAGAACGTGCCTTTCGTAATTCCATATTCATCGCGGTGTACGCTCTTGCCATTTACGATCCCTTCTCCACCATCCGTCGTAATGCGCACGCTTCGGCCACCTCCTTTGCGGATCACGAAAACGTCATCATCCACGGTATAGGCAATACTTCCTTGCACGGGGTCATAGTCTTCGTTCGCTGCCTCTGCCGGCAATGAATGTGTTACCTCAATCCTTTTGGCTCCCTGCTCGTAGCGGAACATCTTGCCATCGTGCATAAAATGGAAATGGGTTCCATCCTCCCACGTTACAGCCGGTAAACGGCGCAGCTCCGTGCTGTCCGGAATTGATGCGTTCAAGTCGCGCAACGTTACGAAAGGACGATCCATGCTCTTGCCCAGTGTTCCGATCATAAGCGCACTGTCATTTACGTAACTGTAGGTGCTGGTTCCTTCAACCCATTGAAGTCCGCGCAAGCGTTCGGGTGCGTAATCGGAACCGGCTTTCAGTATGGATTCACTCAACGTTAGCTGGTGTTGCGCGCTGCTGAACGTGGGTGTGAAGAAGGCAAGAAGTAGGAAAAACAGAATGGTGCGTTGGTTCATGCGAAGTGGATTGGATCTCTATGTTGAATGGCCGGTACTGCGAAGATGCACAAATGCACAGAGAGGGGCGTTATTGTTGTTCTATCTGGTCTTTGGAATGGTCTTTCTTCCAGAGCATGATCCATGCCATGGGTATTGCACGATCCGGTATGATCACAGAATATTCACTTCGCGCTCCAGATCAACGCCGAATTTTTCCTTTACGCTTTGTAGGACCTTGGTGCTTAGATCGAAGATCTCCTTGCCGGTGGCACTGCCCTTGTTTACCAATACCAGCGCTTGCTTATCGTGTACGCCGTGTGTGCCTGCGTCATAGCCCTTCAAACCCGCTTTTTCGATCAACCAACCCGCAGCGAGTTTCACCAGCCCGTCACCTGCGGGGTAGACCGCAGCATCTGGAAAGTCTTTTTTGATCTTCTCCGCTAATTCCTTCGCAACGACCGGATTCTTAAAAAAGCTACCCGCATTGCCCAGCACTTTGGGGTCCGGTAATTTGCTGCTTCGGATGGCGATCACCGCATTGCTCACATCGTTAATGGTTGGTTCCAAGATGCCCATTTGCTCCAATTCCTGGGATATAGTACCGTAGCTCGTGTTGAGTATGTGCTTTTTATCCAATCGGAAGGTGACGCTAACGATCACATACTGGTCCTTCCCTGCACGTTTGAAAAAGCTCTCCCGATAACCGAATTGGCAAGCTTCACGATCGAACGTGACCAGTTCACCATCCGCAAGGCGATAAGCCTCCAGCTCCACGAAGTTGTCCTTGATCTCTACGCCATACGCACCGATGTTCTGCATGGGAGCTGCACCCACCTTTCCGGGGATCAACGAAAGGTTCTCGATACCGCCCCAACCATTTTCAACACAATGCAATACGAACTGGTGCCAACCAACGCCTGCACCTGCTTTTACAACCACGTTTTCGTCATCTTCTTTAACGACCGTAATTCCCGGAATTTCATTCAGCAACACCACGCCGGGAAAATCCTGTGTGAACAGGATATTACTTCCGCCTCCCAAGAACAAGCGCGGCATACCCGCAACTTCGGGCATGTTCAGCAATGTGGCCAATTGCGCGGTGCTGTTAAAACGACCGAAAAGCAACGCATGGGCCGCAATGCCGAAGGTGTTGTGTTGGGTAAGTGGATAATTGCTTTGTAGTTGCATAGTACGATCGCGCAGTGCAAGTTTACGATCGTGCTATTCTGCGGAAGAAGATCCGGGTTCCCCATTTATCCACATGGAGTAGGGAAGTGGTAGAAATTTGGGATGGGCTTTTTGTGCGTTATTGAATGCAAAACCGATTAACAAAATTTTCACATATCGATTTTCATTTGTACATTGAGCGAAATGTCAGTGCAAGTACACTATAAAAACTTGCTACGAAGTTCAATCTTCGTGCTCGGCTCAAAGCGAGACTTCGAGACTTCGAGACTTCGAGACTTCGAGACTTCGAGCTAAAATGGCTGCTAAAAGTAAGCGCCACACCTTACATTACTTCAAATAAAAAGCCCCCGATGCTAGAAACATCGAGGGCCGGTCGCTCTTGTCCCACTAATCCCTACTAAAGAAAAAACGAAACAGAACATTGCAAAGATAACTACCCAAATAGTACGCCGAGCGAAGTCGAGGAGCACTATTTAGGAGTACCCGCCGAACAACAGTAAGCCGGTACACGCCCCAAGCGGTGACTTGGGCGAGCACGATGGAATTGGTCGATGCCATGCGATGCTTGTATTTTGAAAAGACCGATATGGCCGGACAGTCGCTGGTCATCATGAACGGAGCGACGCAATCAGTGTCGCCAATGAACGAATGCATTTCTCAAGAGGTCACATTAGCTGGTACGTAACTAAAACGGTTGTTTGTTTCCTAATGTCCCTTAATTCCTTCTACTCAATTGGGCAAAATCTCGTGCCTAACCCCAGTCTTGAATTGAATGATTCCTGTCCTCAGTCTTGTTGCTTCACGGTAGGGAATCAGCCGCTCTATTGGAGGGCATGGAAATCAAGCCCTGACTATTTTCATGGTTGTGCGGAGATCGATCCATTTTCGTCGGTTTCAGTACCGTACAATGTCGCGGGTTTCCAACATGCGCAAGAAAGTGAGGCTTACGCCGGTCTTGTGGCCTATTCGGAGTTCAATAACTACAGGGAGTACATTGGAGTATCTCTGCTGGAACCGTTGGAAGTAGGGCACCGGTACCAAGTTTCTTTTTGGACCAATTTGGCCTATGGTGGTCAAGTCGAGATCACTACTTCCGGTTGCAACAATGTGGGCGCTTTGTTCACGAATCTGAACGAGGAGCAATTTGCTCCGCCTGGACCGATCGAATTTCGGAACTATGCCCATGTGTACTCCACGGAAGTATTGCTGGACACAGTGAGCTGGACATTGGTTGAAGGGTCTTTCGTCGCCGATAGTGCCTACCAGTACTTGGTGATCGGTAATTTCTTCGAGAACGACCTCACGGAACATGTGCCGGTGGTCTCAAGCTTTCAGGAAGTTGCCTACGTCTACATCGACAACGTTCACGTCACGGAGGATGACTCCACCGTGGGAATGCCGTATGAGGATGTCACACAATTTTGCCTTGTGGACAACGACAACGGAAGTGTCGTTATCCGGTGGCCGCATGAGCTTGGGTTGGGTGTACGCATTCTGGACTCTGGTGGACGACTTGTATGGTCCCGGTCTGCGGTTCAGGACGAGGTGATAGTTCAAACATCGAACTGGCCGAGTGGTTTGTATTGCGGCGTATTACAAGGAGAAGGAAGAACTGCATTCGTAAAATTCATGGTGCGATGAGATTGTCCGGAGAATCTGAACCGAACAATGAAACATTTAAAACTTGCCTTAGTGTGCGGCCTAACCTTTGTCACGCTGAGTTGCTTTGCTCAAGATTGGCACGAAGGCGCTCCCGGACCAGGTAACCCTGTTACCGATCCAGTGAACTACGTTGGTTGCAACATCGACGCGACTGAGTCTTTAAAACTCAAGACCATTCCGGAGTTAGAGATTGAAATGTTTACGAACGACGTAAAACGTTTCGCATTATTGCCAGATGCCACCTACACAGTAGGAGGTAGTAGCGTGGTTGCTGATGGTTTCATCCTGCACAGCCCCGATGTTGATGCGTTCTACACCAGCGGTGCGCCTGGCCCATTCAGCTTGGAGCATTTGGCTGCGGCCACTAACAGTGATTATGAAGATGCTTACCGCGACTGGGCGCAAACAGGCACCACGTACACAGGCGGCGGAACTATGGGTTATGTAGGCTTAAAGGAAGACGGCCAGAGCTACACCGACCTTGTGATCCAAGTGGCCAAGCGGGATGGCGACACAGCTCCGGATCATATCAGCTTGTTGTTCACCAGTGAACTCAATGGCAGTTCCACTGGAGGTGCAGATAGCCAAGAGGGCCTAGAAGGCATGCGCCTAACCGCAGTAAGTAATGATGATGTGAATGTCGGTATTGGTAATTTCAATGCGATAGCTGGTGAACCCCTCGATCGTTTGGATGTTGGCACTGGTAAAGTGCGAATTCGGCAACTACCTAGCGACGCAGATAGTGAAAGCGACGAGGTAGTGACGGTGGATATGACAACCGGTTTGATCGAGCACCGTCCGGCTAGCGACTTTCTGGGTGGCTGTGAGTGGACACTTCCGGGTGGCGCAGGAACAAATTCAAATGTTGCTACCGCATATCCAAGTAATCCAGGTTGTCCGCAAGAAGATCGTGGTGTAGGTATTGGTATTTGGAACCCACTATATAAGCTCCATGTAAAACATTCGGCTGCGGATGCGAGCTTTAGCGGAGGTTTGATGGTGAATTATCTCGGGAACTCAGCTGGTACAACGTATGGCATTAATACCGTGGTGGAACCAGTATCTGGTTCAAGCATGGGTACTGTAACTGGGATCAGATCGGTTGTAACAGGTCTAGAAACCGGTGGCACCGGGATAACCGCTGAGATCACAGCCCAGCCAACCGGTGGTGCATCAACAGAAATTATTGGTGTATCAGGTAAAGCGACTGCACCTGTTAGTGGGACGCTAACAAGAGCGTATGGAATTAGAGGCTTAGTTAATACTGAAGGTAGCACAATAACGAATGCATGGGGTTTACATGCTGCGGTTATAGGCTCCGGTAGCGCTACGTCTACTTATGGTGTATATGCCGAGGCAAATAGTACAGGAACGGTTGCGAATTCCTATGGCGTTCTTGGTTGGGCTCGAAAAGGCACAAAACGTTACAGTGTGTATGGTTGGGGTCCTGGTCAAGGATCAGACGATTGGGCTGGATTTTTTCCGGGCCGGACTTATACACCGGGAGGGAATTGGACATCATCGGACGAGAGCCTGAAGTCCAACATCGAGGATATTGAAAGCGCCTCTGAAAGGCTGTTGCAATTGAACCCGAAAACGTATGTTTTCAATGTTGATCAATACCCAAGTATGGGTCTGCCTCAAGAGCAACAATATGGATTCTTGGCGCAAGAGTTGGAAACTGTATTTCCAGAAATGGTGATGCAAACATCTCAACCAGCAATGGTGGATAGTGTAGGTAATGAGATCTATGCAGCCATTCCTTTTAAAGCGGTTAATTTGAGTGGTTTGACGCCCTACCTCGTAGCCGCGTTCCAAGAACAGCAGCAACAACTCGCCGATGCAGAAGCCACCAATGATGCACTGAATGATCAGTTGCAGCAGGTCATGGATCGGTTGGATGCAATGGAGCAGAGTGTTGCAAATTGCTGCGCATCTCATGGTGCAATTCAGAATGGTGGTGTAGAGATCGATGAAAAAACGTTGAACTCAAATGACCGTTACCTCCGTATTGCTCCGAATCCATTCGAAACGCAAACCACTATTTTCTACCAATTGGATCAGGGTGGTCGCATGCAGTTAGTCGCTAACAGTGCAGATGGCAAGCAATTGCAAGTGCTGCAAGAGGCTAGCTTGGAGGCAGGCAATTACCAATACGAGTGGGCAACCGGTGATCTAGCACCTGGTGTGTACTACATTACGTTGTTGGTTGACGCTAAGCCCATAACCAAACGTGTTGTGAAGATCCTGCGATAGTATAGCGAGAAAGTGACGTAGCGCAAAACGAACGGCCCGCAGCATAACGCCCCGGGCCGTTCCTTTGCACCCATGCCTCGCCGCGCCATTGTCGCTGTTACCAATGACCTGAGTACCGACAACCGGGTACACCGTACCTGCACCGTATTGCGGGAGTTGGGGTATGACGTATTGCTTGTAGGTCGTGTTTTGCCGGGTAGTGCGCCGTTGGAAAGGCCGTATGCAACGCGGCGAATGCGCTTGTTCTTCAGCAAAGGAGCGCTGTTCTATGCCGAATACAACCTGCGGCTGTTCTGGCTTTTACTGCGCGAAAAAAGCGATCTGCTAGTAGCGAATGACCTCGATACCTTGCTGGCGAACTACTTGGTAGCTCGGTTACGCAGCAAGCAGCTAGTTTACGACAGCCACGAGTACTTTACTGAGGTCCCGGAGCTGGTGGAGAGGCCCGGCGTAAGGCGCGTCTGGCTGGGCATTGAGCGTTGGATCTTTCCGAAACTGAAGCATGTGGTAACCGTGAACGATAGCATTGCCGATGCTTACAAGGAACGGTATGGCATACGACCGGCAGTGGTGCGCAATATCCCCATGCACCGCGATCTTGGGCCGTTGCCTTCCAGGTCGGATCTTGGGCTGCCAGCGGATAATTTCATTTTGATCATGCAAGGCAGTGGGATCAATGTGCAGCGCGGTGCGGAAGAAGCTGTGTTGGCCATGAAAGAACTCCCCGATGCCCTGTTGCTGCTCGTGGGTGGGGGAGATGCTTGGCCCGTGCTGCAGAAGATGGTTGCTGCGGAAGGGTTGCAGGAACGTGTGCGCCTGATCACGCGCATGCCTTATGAGCAGATGATGCAATACACCCGGAATGCGGATCTCGGCTTATCGCTGGATAAGGATACCAACCTGAACTATCGTTTTAGCCTGCCGAATAAGTTGTTCGATTATTTCCGCGCCCACATTCCTGTTCTTGCTACGGATCTGCCTGAGGTTGCGGCAATTGTGAGACGGTATGATGCAGGTATTGTTCTCCCCGCTCCGGAACCCGACCTTATCGTAGGGGCAGTACGAACATTGATCGGTGATGAAGTTCGTCGCAAGGCATTGCGCCAAAACTCTATTTTCGCGGCCAATTCGCTGAATGGCGAACGTGAAACGGAAGCGTTGAAAGCGCTTTTCCAATTTGGCTGATCAGCACATTCATATCGTGAGTTTCGACATTCCGTCGCCGCCCAGCTATGGCGGGGTCATCGATGTCTACTACAAGGTTAAAGCACTTGCGGAACTTGGCGTGAAGGTTCATCTGCATTGTTTTGAGTATGGCAGAGAGCGGGCCAAGGACCTGAAGGAACTCTGCACCGAAGTCCATTACTACTCGCGCCGACAAGGGAAGTACCAGTTGCTGAGCAATCTGCCCTTCGTAGTTACCAGCCGCAGAAGTGAGGCGTTGCTAACGCGCTTGCTGAAAGATGATCATCCCATCCTGTTCGAGGGTTTGCATACTTGCTATTATTTGGGTGATCCACGGTTGCTCGGGCGCACACGTTTGGTCCGTGCGCACAATGTGGAACACGATTATTATGCAGCATTGGCCAAAGCAGAGGGAAATGCATTCCGACGGACCTACTTCATCAACGAAGCGCGTAAACTGCAAAAGTTCGAATTGGTGTTGAGCGAAGCCGATCACATTTTAGCCATTTCTCCGAAGGATCAAGCGTATTTCGAAGGTCATTTCAATCATGTAACGCACTTGCCTGCTTTCCATGCAAGCGATAAGGTGGATGTGCCTGATGGGGTCGGTGACTTCGCATTCTACCACGGAGCGCTTGGCGTTGCGGAGAATGATCAGGCTGCATTGTTCCTGGTCCGTCAAGTGTTCAAGGACCTACCTGTGAAATTGGTGATTGCCGGAAGTGATGCGAGCAGTGAGTTGAAGAAGGAGATCGCACGATCTAAGAACGTTTCGTTGCGAGCGAACATTGGTACGCAAGAGATCCATCGACTGGTGAGCAAAGCACAGGTCAATGTGCTACCCACTTTTCAAGCGACTGGGATCAAACTGAAGTTACTGCTCTGCTTGTACACCGGGCGCCACGTTGTTTGCAATACCCCAATGGTTGAAGGTACAGGCCTTGCTGAACTTTGCCATGTACACGATAGCGCTGCAACGATGCGCACCAGCATTCTGGCCTGCATGTCCAAACCGGCCAATGGCCAAGCATTGGAACGAAGGGTGCAAGTGCTGGGTGATCGGTTCTGTAACAAGCGGAACGCTGAGGTGATCGTCGGGTTGCTCAAGTAGGAACCCGAAATGGGACACGAATACTAAGCTCCCACAGCGCTCAACTCCAACAATTTTCCATCCTCGCTCCGTACCACGCGGGTGTTGATCTTCTTCATGTGCGTGTAGTCGTGCGTGGCCATGATCACACTCCTGCCGCTGCGGCTGATCTCGAAGAGCAGATCAAGGATCTCCTCGGTCGTTTCGGGATCCAAGTTGCCCGTGGGCTCATCGGCAAGGATCAATTCCGGATCGTTCAACAAAGCACGGGCAATGCTTACGCGCTGCTGCTCACCACCAGAAAGCTCATGGGGCATTTTGTAGCCTTTGTTCGCCAGGCCCACTTTTTCCAGGACCTGTTGAACGCGTTCGTCCATGCGGCTCTTTTCACTCCAACCCGTTGCCTTCAGAACGAACAGCAGGTTATCGTTCACCGTGCGATCGGTCAGCAACTGAAAATCCTGGAACACGATCCCGATCTTGCGTCGAAGGAACGGGATCTGCTTGCGTTTCAGCTTGCTCAGGTCGAATCCGCAGCAATGACCTTCACCTTCTTTCAAGGGTAGATCGCCGTAAAGCGTGCGCATTAAACTGCTTTTCCCGGAGCCGGTCCTGCCGATCAAATAAAGGAACTCACCTTTCTGCACGGTGAAATCCACGTTGTTCAAGATCAGGTTCTCGCGCTGGAAAATGCGCACACCATGAAGAAGGATGATCGGTTCACTGGACATGGTGACAAAGGTTGTAATTTATTTACCCGTTCCACGTTCATGAGTAAGTGTTTTGTTTTTCACGTGTTGTTAATAGGGTGTTGAGGTCGTAGCCCGAAATGACCTAGCGAATGGGTGCGCTAGTGTTCTCTATCTGCTTTCATCATCACTTTCAGCGTTATCTGCGTTCCATTCACTTTCCACCCTAGATCGAACACCTCCGCGTGGATAAGTAGAACCCCGGCCAGCCGTATCCCGCCAACGTTCCAAAGAACTTTGACCACTTGATGAAGATCCATCCAATTCACTCCCCAAAGAGCTGCACGAAGGGCATCCTGCGCTGTGCGTTGATCACTGCGGTGGTTCTGTTGCTTGCTCCGAGCGCGCTACTTGCCCAGCGACCAGCGCATTATGCGAACCAGAATGCAGATCTGGCGCACGCCCAAGAGCTTTTCGATAAGGCGAAGTATGGTGCGGCACAGTATGAACTGGAACGCGTCATCGAACGGATCACGGACCGGCACGATGCTACCCGTACCGAAGCCGAATATCTAGCGGCAATTTGTGCTGTGCGCCTGTTCAATGGCGATGCAGGCAATCGTCTGCTGGCCTTTATCGAGAACCATCCGGAAGATCTTCATGTTGGAACCGTTCGTCTGGAGTTGTTCAAACACGCCTTCTCTCGGAAAAAATGGAAGGAAGCACTTGCATGGAGTGAAAGGATCGATCGTTTCGATCTGAAGCCTTCGGAACTCGATGAATTCCGGTTCAAACGTGGTTACTCCTATTTCCAGGAAGAAGAGAAGGACCTCGCACTTGCTGAATTAAGTATTGTTGCCAATGATAGCGGAGTGTACAAAGCACCGGCCACCTACTACACCGCGCACATCAACTATGAAAAAGGAAACCACGAAACCGCATTGATCGGATTCAAGAAATTGGAGAACGACGAGAATTTCGGGAAGGTCGTTCCTTCCTACATCGCAGAGATCTTATTCCTACAAGGAAAGTATGATGAACTGAATGCCTACGTGGAGCCCATGTTGAACGATGGCACCAACAACCGAAGAGAAACACAGATCAATCGTTTGGCCGGTGAAGCAAATTACCGCACGGGTAAATATGCCGAAGCATTGCCGTACTTGGAGAAAAGTTCGCAGCGTGTCGGGGTGGAGATCGGTGATCGGTACATCCTCGGTTACACGTATTACCGCACAGAAGATTACCGCAAAGCGTTGAACGAATTCAATCTGGTGGCTAATGGAACGGATAGCCTTGCACAACTGGCCGCCTACCACATGGCCGATTGTTACCTGAAACTGAACGAGAAGAACTACGCTCGGAACGCGTTCAAGAAGGCGTATGACATGGGCAATGATCCCAAGGTCGCCGAAGACGCATTGTTCAACTATGCGAAGTTAGCCTACGAACTGAGCTTCGATCCGTATCACGAAGCAATAACCGCATTGCGGAATTATTTGAAAGTATATCCCAATACCGTTCGGCGTGATGAAGCCTATGAGTTCCTTCTGAACGTTTACTTGAAGACCAAGAACTACGAGGCCGCACTGGAGTCTCTCGATGAGATCCAGAACAAGGACCTGCGCTTGCAGGAAGCCTATCAACGCTTGGCCTTCGACCGGGGTGTTGAGCTTTATGAAGGACGCAAATTCAAGAGTGCTGCGTTGTTCTTTGAGCGTGCGCTGAAGTATCCTGTGGATCAAAGCGTGAACGCGAAAGCAAATTTCTGGATGGCCGAGTCGTACTACGGCGATGGCGACCTACCTGCTGCATTGCGCAAATACGATGATCTGCGGAACACTGCCGGTGCGTATGCCACCGACATGTATGAACTCGCAGGATACGGTATGGGTTACACGTTCTTCAAAATGAAGGATTACAATGAGGCCAGTACCGCCTTCCGAAGATTCACCGCCACAGGAAAGGGTGATGCAAAACAACGAGCTGATGCCATGCTGCGGATCGGCGATTGCTACTTCGTGAACAAGCAGAATGACCTCGCAGTGAAAGCCTACGACGATGCGATGCGCACCGGAACGGATAGCCGTGACTATGCCCAGTACCAGAAAGGGGTATGCCAAGGTCTGCTTGGTAACTCTGCCGAAAAGGTGGCAACGTTGAAAGCACTGCTCAGCGAAAAACCGAATTCGCGTTATGCACCGGATGCGAAGTTCCAGCTCGGTGAAACGTACATCAACATGGAACAGGATGCGAATGCCGCGACCTACTACGGTGCGGTGGTGAACGAGCATCCGAACAGCCCCAACGTGCGCCAAAGCATGTTGCAATTGGCACTGATCCACAAACGGCAAGGCAAGACCCAAGAAGCCTTGGATGAGTTCAAGGCGATCGTGGCCAAGTACAATACCGTGGATGAATCGCGCGAAGCATTGGGCGCTATCGAAGCGATCTATGTAGAGCAGGGTAGGGTGGCCGAGTACGAGGCTTATGTGAAGACGCTGGGCTTCGTGGATATGGCCACATTGGATCTCGATACCAAGTATTACCGAAGCGCTGAAGCGTTGTACACCGCAGGAAAATGTCCTGAAGCGATCGGTGCATTGGGCGATTACCTGGTGAAATACCCCAATGGTGCGTATGCCGTGAATTCATATTTCTACCGAGGCGATTGCTTGTACAAAGCAGGCAAGTTCGCGGAGGCGTTGCCTGATCTGGAAAAGGTGGTGGAACGTAACGGGACCCAGTTCATGGAGAATGCGCTTAGTGGTGCCAGCGAGATCCGTTACAATGAAAGACGCTACGAAGGCGCACTCGATTATTACACCAAGTTGGAAAGCGTAGCAAGCTCTCCGCTGAATGTGCTTGCAGCGCAGGTGGGCCGCATGCGTTGTTTGTTGGAATTGAACCGCCACGCCGATGCAGCCAAAGCTGCTGATAAGGTAGCGGCGAACAATGATGCGAATGCGGATCTACGCGCAGAAGCAGGTCTGATCGCAGCAAAAGGGTTGCTGGATAAGGACGATCTCGATGGAGCATATACGCGCTTCAAAGCGGTAACCTCGAACAGCAGCAATATGCTGGGTGCGGAGGCGAAGTACAACATGGCCTATGTCCGTTTTCTTCAGGCTCGATACAGCGATGCCGAGAAAGAGGTGTTCGATCTCGTGAAGAAGTATCCGAGCTACGATCACTGGAAAGCAAGGTCGTTCATCTTGTTGGGCGATGTGTATGTGCAACTGAAGGATATGTTCCAAGCAAAAGCGACACTGCAAAGCGTGATCAACAACTGCACGGAGTCCGATCTTGTGGCACAAGCCCAACAACGCT
The nucleotide sequence above comes from Flavobacteriales bacterium. Encoded proteins:
- a CDS encoding DPP IV N-terminal domain-containing protein, whose protein sequence is MNQRTILFFLLLAFFTPTFSSAQHQLTLSESILKAGSDYAPERLRGLQWVEGTSTYSYVNDSALMIGTLGKSMDRPFVTLRDLNASIPDSTELRRLPAVTWEDGTHFHFMHDGKMFRYEQGAKRIEVTHSLPAEAANEDYDPVQGSIAYTVDDDVFVIRKGGGRSVRITTDGGEGIVNGKSVHRDEYGITKGTFWGPKGNVLAFYRMDESMVTEYMLEDISTKPSTFNVIRYPMAGQTSHHVTIGVYDLRSGKKIILNTGAPADQYLTNIAWEHDGAHLQVVHLDRATENLKVVRYSVETGKPVGTLLTEHDDKYLEPQQPAKFLKTKPTQYIWWSQRDGWPHLYLYDLNKGMVRQLTKGNWVVQNIVGMDPLETFVIVDGSGEIEAGRPTGAMDTHLYRVELRSGKTTRLTKEAGKHSGQLSSDGATLIDTWSSMMVPGRTELIDAKNGSIMKTLINSKDPLAEVTKGTMELLTIPGENGDMLNARLIKPSYFDENTRYPVLIYVYGGTHVQLVRNSFLGGASLWMIEAAERGYLVWTVDGHGSSERGRDFEQIIHRQLGITEVNDQMRGVDWLKALPYVDSTRIAVHGWSFGGHMTTAMLTRYPGVFKVGVAGGPVMDWSLYEVMYGERYMDTPKENPKGYEATTLPLLADKLQEDLLLITGGVDPVVLPEHSFSFLKACVDSGTQVDFFDYPGHEHNVRGKDRVHLMEKVLRYIDARMLNYR
- the murB gene encoding UDP-N-acetylmuramate dehydrogenase, which gives rise to MQLQSNYPLTQHNTFGIAAHALLFGRFNSTAQLATLLNMPEVAGMPRLFLGGGSNILFTQDFPGVVLLNEIPGITVVKEDDENVVVKAGAGVGWHQFVLHCVENGWGGIENLSLIPGKVGAAPMQNIGAYGVEIKDNFVELEAYRLADGELVTFDREACQFGYRESFFKRAGKDQYVIVSVTFRLDKKHILNTSYGTISQELEQMGILEPTINDVSNAVIAIRSSKLPDPKVLGNAGSFFKNPVVAKELAEKIKKDFPDAAVYPAGDGLVKLAAGWLIEKAGLKGYDAGTHGVHDKQALVLVNKGSATGKEIFDLSTKVLQSVKEKFGVDLEREVNIL
- a CDS encoding tail fiber domain-containing protein, with translation MKHLKLALVCGLTFVTLSCFAQDWHEGAPGPGNPVTDPVNYVGCNIDATESLKLKTIPELEIEMFTNDVKRFALLPDATYTVGGSSVVADGFILHSPDVDAFYTSGAPGPFSLEHLAAATNSDYEDAYRDWAQTGTTYTGGGTMGYVGLKEDGQSYTDLVIQVAKRDGDTAPDHISLLFTSELNGSSTGGADSQEGLEGMRLTAVSNDDVNVGIGNFNAIAGEPLDRLDVGTGKVRIRQLPSDADSESDEVVTVDMTTGLIEHRPASDFLGGCEWTLPGGAGTNSNVATAYPSNPGCPQEDRGVGIGIWNPLYKLHVKHSAADASFSGGLMVNYLGNSAGTTYGINTVVEPVSGSSMGTVTGIRSVVTGLETGGTGITAEITAQPTGGASTEIIGVSGKATAPVSGTLTRAYGIRGLVNTEGSTITNAWGLHAAVIGSGSATSTYGVYAEANSTGTVANSYGVLGWARKGTKRYSVYGWGPGQGSDDWAGFFPGRTYTPGGNWTSSDESLKSNIEDIESASERLLQLNPKTYVFNVDQYPSMGLPQEQQYGFLAQELETVFPEMVMQTSQPAMVDSVGNEIYAAIPFKAVNLSGLTPYLVAAFQEQQQQLADAEATNDALNDQLQQVMDRLDAMEQSVANCCASHGAIQNGGVEIDEKTLNSNDRYLRIAPNPFETQTTIFYQLDQGGRMQLVANSADGKQLQVLQEASLEAGNYQYEWATGDLAPGVYYITLLVDAKPITKRVVKILR
- a CDS encoding glycosyltransferase, translated to MPRRAIVAVTNDLSTDNRVHRTCTVLRELGYDVLLVGRVLPGSAPLERPYATRRMRLFFSKGALFYAEYNLRLFWLLLREKSDLLVANDLDTLLANYLVARLRSKQLVYDSHEYFTEVPELVERPGVRRVWLGIERWIFPKLKHVVTVNDSIADAYKERYGIRPAVVRNIPMHRDLGPLPSRSDLGLPADNFILIMQGSGINVQRGAEEAVLAMKELPDALLLLVGGGDAWPVLQKMVAAEGLQERVRLITRMPYEQMMQYTRNADLGLSLDKDTNLNYRFSLPNKLFDYFRAHIPVLATDLPEVAAIVRRYDAGIVLPAPEPDLIVGAVRTLIGDEVRRKALRQNSIFAANSLNGERETEALKALFQFG